A single region of the Sorghum bicolor cultivar BTx623 chromosome 9, Sorghum_bicolor_NCBIv3, whole genome shotgun sequence genome encodes:
- the LOC8076012 gene encoding GATA transcription factor 23 — protein sequence MMMDSAAEHQHHKVIGIAPVAEAGRPCCVECRTTATPMWRGGPTGPRSLCNACGIRYRKKRRQELGLDTTKKPQQNQAQPQTPQQQQQQQQQQQQQQHQDQDQSHSQATSAVVKENNTKSSNLQVVKKRRVLMGVEEAAILLMALSSSSRSTLLHG from the exons ATGATGATGGATTCCGCCGCCGAGCATCAGCATCACAAG GTGATCGGGATCGCGCCGGTGGCGGAGGCGGGGAGGCCGTGCTGCGTCGAGTGCCGCACCACCGCGACTCCCATGTGGCGCGGCGGCCCGACGGGACCCAGG TCGCTCTGCAACGCGTGCGGGATCCGGTATAGGAAGAAGCGGAGGCAAGAACTTGGTCTTGACACCACCAAGAAACCACAGCAAAACCAGGCGCAGCCGCAGACgccacaacagcagcagcagcagcagcagcaacaacaacaacaacaacatcaagatcaagatcagagtCACAGTCAAGCAACAAGTGCAGTCGTCAAAGAGAACAACACCAAAAGTAGCAACCTCCAAGTGGTGAAGAAACGGAGGGTCCTGATGGGAGTGGAGGAGGCCGCAATCCTGCTCATGGCCTTGTCCTCCTCATCCAGATCCACTCTGCTACATGGCTAG
- the LOC8069538 gene encoding nifU-like protein 4, mitochondrial: protein MARRRLLALASRLHGRPQATQPWRRPPPRFLSSAASGPLDRLKSPPFARPGARNPAAYPWDRFGGGQKRTMFIQTQSTPNPQSLMFYPGKPVMEVGSSDFPNARTAMTSPLAKALFAIDGVTRIFFGSDFVTVTKSEETSWDYLKPEVFAAIMDFYSSGQPLFLDSNAAASMDTAIHEDDSEIVAMIKELLETRIRPAVQDDGGDIEYRGFDPENGIVKLKMQGACSGCPSSSVTLKSGIENMLMHYVPEVKGVEQEFDGDEEAELAG from the exons ATGGCGAGGAGGAGGCTTCTCGCGCTCGCGTCCCGGCTCCATGGGAGGCCTCAGGCGACGCAGCCTTGGCGGCGACCCCCGCCCCGGTTCCTCTCCTCAGCGGCGTCCGGCCCCCTCGACCGCCTGAAGTCGCCGCCTTTCGCGCGGCCGGGTGCCCGGAACCCCGCCGCCTACCCATGGGATCGATTCGGAG GAGGGCAGAAGAGGACCATGTTCATCCAGACGCAGTCGACGCCGAACCCGCAGTCACTCATGTTCTATCCTGGAAAGCCAGTTATGGAGGTTGGGAGCTCCGATTTCCCTAATGCTCGGACTGCAATGACATCCCCTTTGGCTAAGGCGCTGTTTGCTATTGATG GAGTAACCAGGATCTTCTTTGGATCTGATTTTGTTACTGTTACAAAATCAGAAGAAACTTCTTGGGATTACCTCAAACCTGAGGTTTTTGCTGCTATAATGGACTTTTACTCATCTGGACAACCACTTTTTCTGGACTCAAATGCTGCAGCTTCTATGGACACAGCAATTCATGAG GATGATTCAGAAATAGTTGCCATGATAAAAGAATTATTGGAGACTCGCATTCGACCAGCTGTTcaagatgatggtggtgacattgAATACCGAGGATTTGATCC AGAAAACGGGATAGTTAAGCTTAAAATGCAAGGTGCCTGCAGCGGCTGTCCAAGTTCATCAGTCACATTGAAGTCTGGGATAGAAAACATGCTTATGCACTATGTGCCTGAG GTGAAAGGAGTAGAGCAGGAGTTTGATGGTGATGAGGAAGCTGAACTGGCTGGATAG
- the LOC8076011 gene encoding probable ethylene response sensor 2, producing the protein MDGCDCIEPLWQADDLLMKYQYISDFFIALAYFSIPLELIYFVQKSAFFPYRWVLIQFGAFIVLCGATHLINMWTFTTHTRTIAVVLTVAKVATAVVSCITALMLVHIIPDLLSVKLRERFLKAKAEELDREMGIIRTQEETGRHVHMLTHEIRSTLDRHTILRTTLVEMGRTLGLAECAVWTPSRSGTTLQLSHALNSNAPLGSVVPINLPIIATIFNSNRAERIPHTSPLASVKTQKSKYVPPEVVAVRVPLLQLTNFQINDWPELSAKAFAVMVLMLPPDSARKWRPHELELVEVVADQVAVALSHAAILEESMRARDLLMEQNIALDAARREAEMAICARNDFLAVMNHEMRTPMRAIISLSSLLLETKLTAEQRVMIETILKSSDLLETLSNDVLDISKLGDGSLELEVAPFNLHATFTDVVDLIKPVAALKRLSVMVHLAPELPTCAIGDRKRLMQIILNVAGNSVKFTKEGHISISASIARTDSLRDPYAPDFHPVLSNGSFYLAVQVKDTGCGISPQDMPHTFTKFAHPQNAINKLHNGNGLGLALSRRFVTLMQGNIWLESEGVGKGCTATFFVKLGLSDKPNANLRRIMPPVQPKQGTADPDASSIINGDMAILPYRYQSMI; encoded by the exons ATGGATGGATGCGATTGTATTGAGCCACTTTGGCAGGCCGATGATCTGCTAATGAAGTACCAGTACATATCTGACTTCTTCATCGCACTTGCATACTTCTCAATCCCTTTGGAGCTGATATACTTTGTTCAGAAGTCAGCTTTCTTCCCGTACCGATGGGTGCTCATACAGTTTGGTGCCTTCATCGTCCTCTGTGGGGCGACTCACCTGATAAACATGTGGACTTTCACTACACATACCAGGACCATAGCCGTGGTGTTGACGGTGGCAAAAGTGGCGACAGCAGTTGTGTCATGCATAACAGCTCTGATGCTTGTTCATATAATCCCTGATTTGCTCAGTGTGAAGTTGAGGGAAAGGTTCCTGAAGGCGAAGGCGGAGGAGCTTGATAGGGAGATGGGGATAATAAGGACACAAGAGGAGACGGGAAGACATGTGCATATGCTCACACACGAGATAAGGAGCACGCTTGACAGGCATACCATTCTCAGAACTACACTTGTTGAAATGGGGAGAACTCTTGGTTTAGCAGAGTGTGCCGTGTGGACGCCGTCCCGCTCTGGAACAACCCTTCAGCTCTCACATGCGCTCAATAGCAATGCTCCGCTTGGATCAGTTGTTCCTATCAATCTTCCGATTATAGCTACCATTTTTAATAGTAATCGGGCTGAGAGAATACCACATACTTCCCCGTTAGCTTCAGTAAAGACTCAGAAGAGCAAGTATGTCCCACCCGAGGTCGTTGCTGTCCGTGTTCCACTCCTGCAGCTTACAAATTTCCAAATAAATGATTGGCCTGAGCTGTCTGCGAAAGCCTTTGCAGTGATGGTTTTGATGCTTCCTCCAGACAGTGCACGAAAATGGCGACCCCATGAACTGGAGCTTGTTGAAGTTGTTGCTGATCAG GTGGCAGTTGCACTATCCCATGCTGCCATTTTGGAAGAGTCCATGCGTGCCCGTGATCTGCTAATGGAGCAGAATATTGCTCTGGACGCAGCACGGCGAGAGGCAGAAATGGCTATCTGTGCTCGGAATGATTTTCTTGCTGTCATGAATCATGAAATGCGGACTCCTATGCGAGCAATCATTTCTTTATCATCCCTCCTGTTAGAAACAAAACTTACTGCAGAACAGCGCGTGATGATTGAAACTATACTAAAAAGCAGTGATCTTCTAGAAACTCTTTCAAATGATGTTTTAGATATCTCCAAGCTTGGGGATGGCAGTCTTGAGCTGGAAGTTGCACCTTTTAATCTACATGCAACCTTTACAGAT GTGGTTGATTTAATTAAACCAGTAGCTGCATTGAAAAGATTATCCGTAATGGTTCATTTGGCTCCAGAGTTGCCCACCTGTGCAATTGGTGATCGAAAGAGGTTGATGCAGATAATACTAAATGTTGCTGGGAACTCCGTTAAGTTTACAAAGGAGGGTCATATTTCAATTTCAGCATCTATTGCTAGGACAGATTCTCTGAGGGACCCATATGCTCCTGATTTCCATCCAGTTCTCTCCAATGGATCTTTTTACTTGGCTGTGCAG GTAAAAGACACCGGCTGTGGAATTAGCCCGCAAGATATGCCTCACACCTTCACAAAATTTGCACACCCGCAAAATGCTATAAACAAACTGCATAATGGCAACGGATTGGGTCTGGCCCTTTCCAGAAG ATTTGTTACCCTTATGCAAGGGAACATCTGGCTCGAAAGCGAAGGTGTAGGGAAGGGCTGTACGGCAACGTTCTTTGTGAAGCTAGGACTATCTGATAAACCAAATGCAAATCTCCGGAGAATCATGCCTCCTGTCCAACCAAAACAAGGAACTGCAGATCCAGATGCATCATCAATAATCAATGGCGACATGGCAATTCTTCCGTATCGTTACCAGTCGATGATATGA